In Toxoplasma gondii ME49 chromosome X, whole genome shotgun sequence, a single genomic region encodes these proteins:
- a CDS encoding hypothetical protein (encoded by transcript TGME49_225098), translating to MTSLQVYQRLCDKKKPKTTLKNHTFNKLQFIRFLAVSTPEDWQNRILVALYPQGDNSEYVTGAPFKADPDNGLVTLFVEANNSYDPKAPEVS from the exons ATGACCAGCCTCCAGGTGTACCAGAGGCTGTGCGACAAAAAGAAGCCAAAGACCACGTTGAAAAACCATACATTCAATAAATTGCAGTTTATCCGCTTTCTGGCCGTAAGCACTCCAGAG GACTGGCAAAACCGGATTCTAGTGGCGCTGTATCCGCAAGGGGATAATTCAGAATACGTCACAGGCGCTCCATTCAAAGCAGACCCCGACAACGGTCTGGTGACTTTG TTTGTGGAAGCGAACAACTCGTATGACCCGAAGGCGCCCGAAGTTTCATGA
- a CDS encoding hypothetical protein (encoded by transcript TGME49_225102), with translation MGESEEPSSPASAFEAGSASQDGGIPAVHETPEEPSAATLTLEEAKLRKRKEKMREFRKYLVDTHVVDALAKLLIALCEAEERPARPQEYFIDYFGEYRRRHCSGHATAHASENLGSRLSRRSKCNTKSPLVFYPGHLTSLTRTNDICREKQLGKRFTSLLGLVQWRRRPVPEHTPIQIWLKNTVSCLLSLQKNLPSS, from the exons ATGGGTGAGTCTGAGGAGCCCTCGTCTCCAGCTTCAGCCTTTGAGGCAGGTTCTGCGTCTCAAGATGGGGGAATTCCTGCAGTGCATGAGACGCCGGAAGAACCCTCTGCCGCAACGCTAACTCTCGAAGAGGCAAAACTCCGAAAacggaaagagaaaatgcGAGAGTTCAGAAAATATCTGGTCGATACACACGTTGTCGACGCACTTGCCAAAC TGCTCATTGCATTATGCGAAGCTGAGGAGCGGCCGGCACGACCTCAGGAATACTTTATTGACTACTTTGGGGAGTACAG GCGACGCCATTGTTCTGGTCACGCAACAGCGCATGCATCAGAAAATCTGGGCAGCCGTCTCTCGAGACGCAGTAAGTGCAACACAAAGAGTCCTTTGGTTTTCTATCCGGGCCACTTGACTTCGCTGACTCGAACGAACGacatctgcagagaaaagcaactGGGAAAACGGTTTACATCCCTTCTCGGATTGGTGCAGTGGCGCCGCAGACCAGTGCCCGAGCACACGCCGATACAAATCTGGCTGAAAAACACGGTTTCCtgtttgctttctctgcaaaAGAACCTGCCCTCGTCGTAG